A section of the Humulus lupulus chromosome 2, drHumLupu1.1, whole genome shotgun sequence genome encodes:
- the LOC133814760 gene encoding uncharacterized protein LOC133814760 encodes MELLPKPLYRNLNRFWRRRQYRRLDKAARGRKKLAVAWFGGEPVRRKWKLRAPRRLRILQLIGRSPLKLWSKIKNGYINMMVNLAGNVGSLNTNNVFGAKRIPKSKPAHDRKSIVYSGDEVERRLIIEIYKALQIVSAHDHQHGDQEVVRAV; translated from the coding sequence ATGGAGTTGCTTCCAAAACCCTTGTATAGAAACTTAAACCGGTTTTGGCGGCGGAGGCAATACCGGCGGCTGGACAAGGCTGCCAGAGGGCGGAAAAAACTAGCGGTGGCATGGTTTGGCGGGGAGCCGGTGCGGCGAAAGTGGAAGTTGAGAGCTCCACGGAGGCTGCGAATACTGCAATTGATCGGAAGATCGCCTCTGAAGCTGTGGAGTAAAATAAAGAATGGGTATATTAACATGATGGTTAACTTGGCGGGTAACGTTGGTTCCTTGAACACCAATAATGTTTTTGGAGCAAAGAGAATTCCAAAATCTAAGCCAGCTCATGATCGTAAATCAATCGTTTATTCTGGGGACGAGGTGGAGAGGAGATTGATTATTGAGATCTATAAGGCTTTGCAGATAGTTTCAGCTCATGATCATCAACATGGTGATCAAGAGGTAGTAAGAGCCGTTTAA